The proteins below come from a single Tribolium castaneum strain GA2 chromosome 9, icTriCast1.1, whole genome shotgun sequence genomic window:
- the Oseg6 gene encoding WD repeat-containing protein 19 isoform X3 — MGSEKLLFRLEQPHGTGDIYTTWQNGSGMYLATTGIDCMVNIFDRYGQIQDRIRLPSLCTGFGWDSDGDLLAVICQSPQLTLWDANTQKKIQIDVRLKDQMSCVIWAKTAPMLAVGTVKGNISIYNHNTSKRTPVIGKHAKKITCGAWNTENLLALGSEDKTISISNVDGDTLRVINLRAEPSEINFSEMKLDERMGGENTVSVIVGKRTLYLYNLLDPDNPIELAFQQHYGSIVTYKWFGDGYILIGFNAGYFIAISTHIKEVGQELFQVRNHKNTLTDITINDKIGKAASCGDNNVKIHDLSNLQETSSVLTLSQEAGLERISWSVDGQLFSVCTRGGSLNVYLSHVPLLTSVSTPRIAILSSLTEISLYNYSSEKTKYKPIPITLETEPSFIAVGPYHIAAGLNNRVWFYDLTRPQPGVDDAPLMLKDRQYLGGVTSIKLNPEYASVLFEGKLQLHMIEQPEVCHEDRETIMFPNANSPNLFITCHFLTTDFLIYGTDMGNIVYFHVEEWALAHEYKHEVGIVNVFADPAGTRLVFVDIKGQGYVYNAVINEVVLIPNLPNKVLGVTWDSNINDRNIFIVYDQHDIFTYVYVRYSINGSSVQKVGQTSLVTKQIPLLMYSGEVISATPGGQITQLILNTHDSPQIGVNEHDQTIQETNFNKQIALYRFSAAWTTCETLKSEELWRKLAVEAMKHLEIDLAIRVFKLLDDVSMVWSLESIAGVEDHKLLCGYVAMFLNDFDLAQDWFMGSSYPVAALEMRRDLLQWDQALQLAKKMAPEQIALISREYAQQLEFTGNYSEAHIHYEKGLQEDLSPEHTFICKAGIARTALHCNNTRHGISIALELDNKQLLKECAEILEKNKHLNEAANLFEKCQNYDRAALNYIKLRNWQKIGELLPKITSNKIHLQYAVAKENEGKYEEAVRAYYTAKDYDSVIRLQLEHLNNPEIAVELVQETKSTEGAKLVAKFFQKLNDYTSAIKFLVMSKCNEEAFDLARKHGKMQLYGEILLNTLAPDELRPHDFNSIATHFENERNNLLAGIYWFHAKEYAKAMKHLLKAAKSNSKENEAITAAIDVVASSKNEALSSQLIEFLLGESDGLPKDPKYLFRLYMARKQYKEASKSALIIANEEQINGNYRNAHDVLFAMYQELKQNGIKVPNEMQANLMLLHSYILVRLHVKRGDHLKGARMLIRVANNISKFPSHKVPILTSTVIECHRAGLKHAAFKYATMLMNPEYRKNVDAKYAKKIEAVVRKPPKSGKAGDGGGDPVEPLTPCPYCENLLPETETNCNGCKNNIPFCVVTGRHIVTTDLTACPECDFPALRSQFIEILDSEDSCPMCSEKVDSRRLPKIDDPKPYLNVE; from the exons atgggAAGCGAAAAG CTCTTGTTCCGCTTGGAACAGCCCCATGGCACCGGTGATATTTACACGACATGGCAAAATGGCTCTGGCATGTATCTTGCAACGACTGGGATCGACTGTATGGTCAATATTTTCGACCGTTATGGACAAATCCAGGACCGTATCCGCTTGCCCAG TCTGTGCACCGGTTTTGGGTGGGACTCGGACGGTGATCTCTTGGCGGTAATTTGCCAATCACCTCAACTCACACTGTGGGATGCAAACACCCAGAAAAAGATTCAAATTGATGTGAGATTGAAGGACCAAATGTCGTGCGTGATTTGGGCCAAGACCGCCCCCATGCTGGCCGTGGGGACGGTCAAAGGAAACATATCTATTTATAATCACAACACATCAAA ACGCACTCCTGTTATTGGCAAGCACGCGAAAAAAATCACGTGTGGGGCTTGGAACACGGAGAATTTGCTCGCACTAGGGTCTGAggataaaacaatttctatcAGTAATGTAGACGGGGATACGCTCAGAGTGATCAATTTGCGGGCAGAGCCgtctgaaataaatttttcggaaATGAAGCTCGACGAGCGCATGGGGGGCGAAAAcact GTCAGCGTAATTGTGGGAAAGCGCACTCTCTATCTTTACAATTTGTTAGACCCTGACAATCCCATTGAATTAGCATTTCAGCAGCATTATGGCTCTATTGTTACGTATAAGTGGTTCGGAGATGGTTATATTTTAATCGGCTTCAACGCCGGTTATTTTATTGCCATCTCCACCCACATTAAGGAAGTGGGCCAGGAGTTATTCCAGGTCCGGAATCACAAAAACACCCTCACTGATATTACAATAAACGACAAAATCGGAAAAGCCGCATCTTGTGGCGATAACAA tgTTAAAATACACGACTTGAGCAACCTCCAAGAAACCTCAAGTGTCTTAACTTTGTCACAGGAGGCCGGTTTAGAGAGGATAAGTTGGAGTGTTGACGGTCAGTTGTTTTCAGTGTGTACACGTGGTGGTTCTTTGAACGTCTATTTGTCACACGTGCCGTTACTAACTTCAGTCTCAACGCCTAGAATAGCGATTCTGTCAAGTCTGACTGAAATCAGTCTTTACAACTATTCCTCAGAAAAA ACCAAATACAAACCGATTCCTATAACACTCGAAACGGAGCCTAGTTTTATCGCCGTGGGCCCGTATCACATAGCCGCCGGTTTAAATAACCGGGTTTGGTTCTATGATTTAACGCGCCCCCAGCCGGGAGTGGATGACGCCCCCTTAATGCTCAAAGACCGACAGTACTTAGGGGGCGTCACTAGCATCAAACTCAATCCTGAATATGCTTCTGTTTTATTTGAAggaaaattacaactacaCATG ATTGAACAACCGGAGGTTTGCCATGAGGATCGCGAAACTATAATGTTTCCGAACGCAAATTCACCAAATTTATTCATAACTTGCCATTTTTTAAcaaccgattttttaatttacggcACCGATATGggaaatattgtttatttccACGTCGAAGAGTGGGCTTTGGCCCACGAATATAAGCATGAAGTTGGCATCGTGAACGTTTTCGCCGACCCTGCCGGCACTAGATTAGTTTTTGTTGATATTAAAGGCCAAGGTTACGTCTACAATGCT GTGATAAATGAAGTTGTACTCATACCAAACCTACCAAATAAAGTATTAGGAGTCACGTGGGATAGCAATATAAACGATCGCAACATTTTCATAGTGTACGACCAACACGATATTTTCACCTATGTCTACGTCCGATACTCAATTAATG GTTCCTCGGTCCAAAAAGTGGGCCAAACCTCGCTTGTAACCAAACAAATCCCTCTATTAATGTACTCGGGTGAAGTAATATCAGCCACACCTGGCGGTCAGATAACTcaactaattttaaacacCCATGACTCGCCTCAAATCGGCGTTAACGAACATGACCAAACGATCCAAGAAaccaattttaacaaacagaTCGCATTGTATAG ATTTTCGGCCGCTTGGACCACTTGCGAGACGCTCAAGTCGGAGGAATTGTGGCGAAAACTCGCAGTTGAAGCGATGAAACACTTGGAAATAGACTTGGCAATTCGGGTATTTAAACTCCTGGACGACGTCTCCATGGTGTGGTCTTTGGAGAGCATCGCCGGCGTCGAAGACCATAAATTATTATGCGGTTACGTTGCGATGTTTTTGAACGATTTCGATTTGGCTCAAGACTGGTTCATGGGTTCGAGTTATCCAGTGGCTGCGCTAGAAATGAGACGGGATCTCCTCCAGTGGGACCAAGCGTTGCAACTGGCGAAAAAAATGGCCCCGGAACAGATCGCGCTGATTTCACGCGAATACGCCCAACAGCTCGAAttcac AGGGAACTACTCCGAAGCGCATATTCATTACGAAAAGGGGCTTCAGGAGGATTTAAGCCCCGAACATACGTTTATTTGCAAGGCCGGAATCGCGAGAACCGCCCTACATTGTAATAACACGCGACACGGCATCAGCATAGCGTTAGAATTGGACAACAAACAACTGTTGAAAGAGTGTGCCGAGATTctcgaaaaaaacaaacacttaAATGAGGCTGCAAACTTGTTTGAAAAGTGTCAGAATTACGATCGGGCCGCTTTGAACTACATCAAGCTGAGAAATTGGCAGAAAATCGGCGAGCTGTTGCCCAAAATCACCTCGAATAAAATACATCTTCAGTACGCTGTTGCGAAAGAAAACGAAGGTAAGTATGAGGAGGCAGTCCGGGCGTATTACACAGCCAAGGACTACGATTCCGTGATACGACTCCAACTGGAACACCTGAACAACCCTGAAATCGCCGTTGAGCTGGTCCAAGAGACCAAGAGTACGGAAGGCGCCAAACTCGTAgcgaaatttttccaaaaattaaacgacTACACTTCTGCCATCAAATTCCTCGTCATGTCGAAATGTAACGAGGAGGCGTTTGATTTGGCCCGAAAGCACGGCAAAATGCAACTTTACGGCGAGATTTTGCTCAATACCTTGGCACCGGATGAGTTAAGACCGCACGATTTTAACAGCATTGCTACGCATTTTGAGAATGAACGAAACAATTTACTGGCGGGGATTTACTGGTTTCACGCTAAGGAATATGCCAAGGCCATGAAACACCTCCTCAAGGCCGCCAAATCGAATTCGAAGGAAAACGAAGCTATAACTGCAGCAATAGACGTTGTGGCGTCCTCAAAAAACGAGGCACTGTCGTCCCAACTGATCGAATTTCTTCTGGGCGAGTCGGACGGCCTGCCAAAGGACCCGAAATACCTATTCCGTCTGTACATGGCGCGGAAGCAATACAAGGAGGCGTCAAAGTCGGCCCTCATTATCGCAAACGAGGAGCAAATCAATGGTAATTACCGGAACGCCCACGATGTTTTATTCGCAATGTACCAAGAGCTGAAGCAGAACGGAATCAAAGTCCCCAACGAAATGCAAGCCAATCTTATGCTACTGCACAGTTACATCCTGGTGCGGCTGCATGTCAAGAGGGGCGACCACCTGAAAGGGGCCCGAATGCTGATCAGGGTGGCCAACAACATATCGAAGTTTCCGTCCC ATAAAGTTCCTATTTTAACGTCCACGGTTATAGAGTGTCACCGGGCGGGGCTCAAACATGCCGCTTTTAAATACGCGACGATGTTGATGAATCCCGAGTACAGGAAAAATGTCGATGCCAAATACGCGAAGAAAATTGAGGCGGTGGTGCGGAAGCCGCCCAAGTCGGGGAAGGCCGGGGACGGGGGCGGTGACCCCGTGGAGCCCCTGACGCCGTGTCCGTACTGCGAGAATTTGTTGCCCGAGACGGAGACGAATTGTAAcggttgtaaaaataatatccCGTTTTGTGTTGTTACG GGCCGCCATATTGTTACAACGGACTTGACCGCTTGTCCTGAGTGTGATTTCCCGGCTTTGCGGTCGCAGTTTATTGA GATTCTTGATAGTGAAGATTCCTGTCCCATGTGTTCGGAGAAGGTTGATTCTCGCCGGTTACCCAAAATTGACGATCCTAAGCCGTATTTGAACGttgaataa
- the Oseg6 gene encoding WD repeat-containing protein 19 isoform X4: MYLATTGIDCMVNIFDRYGQIQDRIRLPSLCTGFGWDSDGDLLAVICQSPQLTLWDANTQKKIQIDVRLKDQMSCVIWAKTAPMLAVGTVKGNISIYNHNTSKRTPVIGKHAKKITCGAWNTENLLALGSEDKTISISNVDGDTLRVINLRAEPSEINFSEMKLDERMGGENTVSVIVGKRTLYLYNLLDPDNPIELAFQQHYGSIVTYKWFGDGYILIGFNAGYFIAISTHIKEVGQELFQVRNHKNTLTDITINDKIGKAASCGDNNVKIHDLSNLQETSSVLTLSQEAGLERISWSVDGQLFSVCTRGGSLNVYLSHVPLLTSVSTPRIAILSSLTEISLYNYSSEKTKYKPIPITLETEPSFIAVGPYHIAAGLNNRVWFYDLTRPQPGVDDAPLMLKDRQYLGGVTSIKLNPEYASVLFEGKLQLHMIEQPEVCHEDRETIMFPNANSPNLFITCHFLTTDFLIYGTDMGNIVYFHVEEWALAHEYKHEVGIVNVFADPAGTRLVFVDIKGQGYVYNAVINEVVLIPNLPNKVLGVTWDSNINDRNIFIVYDQHDIFTYVYVRYSINGSSVQKVGQTSLVTKQIPLLMYSGEVISATPGGQITQLILNTHDSPQIGVNEHDQTIQETNFNKQIALYRFSAAWTTCETLKSEELWRKLAVEAMKHLEIDLAIRVFKLLDDVSMVWSLESIAGVEDHKLLCGYVAMFLNDFDLAQDWFMGSSYPVAALEMRRDLLQWDQALQLAKKMAPEQIALISREYAQQLEFTGNYSEAHIHYEKGLQEDLSPEHTFICKAGIARTALHCNNTRHGISIALELDNKQLLKECAEILEKNKHLNEAANLFEKCQNYDRAALNYIKLRNWQKIGELLPKITSNKIHLQYAVAKENEGKYEEAVRAYYTAKDYDSVIRLQLEHLNNPEIAVELVQETKSTEGAKLVAKFFQKLNDYTSAIKFLVMSKCNEEAFDLARKHGKMQLYGEILLNTLAPDELRPHDFNSIATHFENERNNLLAGIYWFHAKEYAKAMKHLLKAAKSNSKENEAITAAIDVVASSKNEALSSQLIEFLLGESDGLPKDPKYLFRLYMARKQYKEASKSALIIANEEQINGNYRNAHDVLFAMYQELKQNGIKVPNEMQANLMLLHSYILVRLHVKRGDHLKGARMLIRVANNISKFPSHKVPILTSTVIECHRAGLKHAAFKYATMLMNPEYRKNVDAKYAKKIEAVVRKPPKSGKAGDGGGDPVEPLTPCPYCENLLPETETNCNGCKNNIPFCVVTGRHIVTTDLTACPECDFPALRSQFIEILDSEDSCPMCSEKVDSRRLPKIDDPKPYLNVE; encoded by the exons ATGTATCTTGCAACGACTGGGATCGACTGTATGGTCAATATTTTCGACCGTTATGGACAAATCCAGGACCGTATCCGCTTGCCCAG TCTGTGCACCGGTTTTGGGTGGGACTCGGACGGTGATCTCTTGGCGGTAATTTGCCAATCACCTCAACTCACACTGTGGGATGCAAACACCCAGAAAAAGATTCAAATTGATGTGAGATTGAAGGACCAAATGTCGTGCGTGATTTGGGCCAAGACCGCCCCCATGCTGGCCGTGGGGACGGTCAAAGGAAACATATCTATTTATAATCACAACACATCAAA ACGCACTCCTGTTATTGGCAAGCACGCGAAAAAAATCACGTGTGGGGCTTGGAACACGGAGAATTTGCTCGCACTAGGGTCTGAggataaaacaatttctatcAGTAATGTAGACGGGGATACGCTCAGAGTGATCAATTTGCGGGCAGAGCCgtctgaaataaatttttcggaaATGAAGCTCGACGAGCGCATGGGGGGCGAAAAcact GTCAGCGTAATTGTGGGAAAGCGCACTCTCTATCTTTACAATTTGTTAGACCCTGACAATCCCATTGAATTAGCATTTCAGCAGCATTATGGCTCTATTGTTACGTATAAGTGGTTCGGAGATGGTTATATTTTAATCGGCTTCAACGCCGGTTATTTTATTGCCATCTCCACCCACATTAAGGAAGTGGGCCAGGAGTTATTCCAGGTCCGGAATCACAAAAACACCCTCACTGATATTACAATAAACGACAAAATCGGAAAAGCCGCATCTTGTGGCGATAACAA tgTTAAAATACACGACTTGAGCAACCTCCAAGAAACCTCAAGTGTCTTAACTTTGTCACAGGAGGCCGGTTTAGAGAGGATAAGTTGGAGTGTTGACGGTCAGTTGTTTTCAGTGTGTACACGTGGTGGTTCTTTGAACGTCTATTTGTCACACGTGCCGTTACTAACTTCAGTCTCAACGCCTAGAATAGCGATTCTGTCAAGTCTGACTGAAATCAGTCTTTACAACTATTCCTCAGAAAAA ACCAAATACAAACCGATTCCTATAACACTCGAAACGGAGCCTAGTTTTATCGCCGTGGGCCCGTATCACATAGCCGCCGGTTTAAATAACCGGGTTTGGTTCTATGATTTAACGCGCCCCCAGCCGGGAGTGGATGACGCCCCCTTAATGCTCAAAGACCGACAGTACTTAGGGGGCGTCACTAGCATCAAACTCAATCCTGAATATGCTTCTGTTTTATTTGAAggaaaattacaactacaCATG ATTGAACAACCGGAGGTTTGCCATGAGGATCGCGAAACTATAATGTTTCCGAACGCAAATTCACCAAATTTATTCATAACTTGCCATTTTTTAAcaaccgattttttaatttacggcACCGATATGggaaatattgtttatttccACGTCGAAGAGTGGGCTTTGGCCCACGAATATAAGCATGAAGTTGGCATCGTGAACGTTTTCGCCGACCCTGCCGGCACTAGATTAGTTTTTGTTGATATTAAAGGCCAAGGTTACGTCTACAATGCT GTGATAAATGAAGTTGTACTCATACCAAACCTACCAAATAAAGTATTAGGAGTCACGTGGGATAGCAATATAAACGATCGCAACATTTTCATAGTGTACGACCAACACGATATTTTCACCTATGTCTACGTCCGATACTCAATTAATG GTTCCTCGGTCCAAAAAGTGGGCCAAACCTCGCTTGTAACCAAACAAATCCCTCTATTAATGTACTCGGGTGAAGTAATATCAGCCACACCTGGCGGTCAGATAACTcaactaattttaaacacCCATGACTCGCCTCAAATCGGCGTTAACGAACATGACCAAACGATCCAAGAAaccaattttaacaaacagaTCGCATTGTATAG ATTTTCGGCCGCTTGGACCACTTGCGAGACGCTCAAGTCGGAGGAATTGTGGCGAAAACTCGCAGTTGAAGCGATGAAACACTTGGAAATAGACTTGGCAATTCGGGTATTTAAACTCCTGGACGACGTCTCCATGGTGTGGTCTTTGGAGAGCATCGCCGGCGTCGAAGACCATAAATTATTATGCGGTTACGTTGCGATGTTTTTGAACGATTTCGATTTGGCTCAAGACTGGTTCATGGGTTCGAGTTATCCAGTGGCTGCGCTAGAAATGAGACGGGATCTCCTCCAGTGGGACCAAGCGTTGCAACTGGCGAAAAAAATGGCCCCGGAACAGATCGCGCTGATTTCACGCGAATACGCCCAACAGCTCGAAttcac AGGGAACTACTCCGAAGCGCATATTCATTACGAAAAGGGGCTTCAGGAGGATTTAAGCCCCGAACATACGTTTATTTGCAAGGCCGGAATCGCGAGAACCGCCCTACATTGTAATAACACGCGACACGGCATCAGCATAGCGTTAGAATTGGACAACAAACAACTGTTGAAAGAGTGTGCCGAGATTctcgaaaaaaacaaacacttaAATGAGGCTGCAAACTTGTTTGAAAAGTGTCAGAATTACGATCGGGCCGCTTTGAACTACATCAAGCTGAGAAATTGGCAGAAAATCGGCGAGCTGTTGCCCAAAATCACCTCGAATAAAATACATCTTCAGTACGCTGTTGCGAAAGAAAACGAAGGTAAGTATGAGGAGGCAGTCCGGGCGTATTACACAGCCAAGGACTACGATTCCGTGATACGACTCCAACTGGAACACCTGAACAACCCTGAAATCGCCGTTGAGCTGGTCCAAGAGACCAAGAGTACGGAAGGCGCCAAACTCGTAgcgaaatttttccaaaaattaaacgacTACACTTCTGCCATCAAATTCCTCGTCATGTCGAAATGTAACGAGGAGGCGTTTGATTTGGCCCGAAAGCACGGCAAAATGCAACTTTACGGCGAGATTTTGCTCAATACCTTGGCACCGGATGAGTTAAGACCGCACGATTTTAACAGCATTGCTACGCATTTTGAGAATGAACGAAACAATTTACTGGCGGGGATTTACTGGTTTCACGCTAAGGAATATGCCAAGGCCATGAAACACCTCCTCAAGGCCGCCAAATCGAATTCGAAGGAAAACGAAGCTATAACTGCAGCAATAGACGTTGTGGCGTCCTCAAAAAACGAGGCACTGTCGTCCCAACTGATCGAATTTCTTCTGGGCGAGTCGGACGGCCTGCCAAAGGACCCGAAATACCTATTCCGTCTGTACATGGCGCGGAAGCAATACAAGGAGGCGTCAAAGTCGGCCCTCATTATCGCAAACGAGGAGCAAATCAATGGTAATTACCGGAACGCCCACGATGTTTTATTCGCAATGTACCAAGAGCTGAAGCAGAACGGAATCAAAGTCCCCAACGAAATGCAAGCCAATCTTATGCTACTGCACAGTTACATCCTGGTGCGGCTGCATGTCAAGAGGGGCGACCACCTGAAAGGGGCCCGAATGCTGATCAGGGTGGCCAACAACATATCGAAGTTTCCGTCCC ATAAAGTTCCTATTTTAACGTCCACGGTTATAGAGTGTCACCGGGCGGGGCTCAAACATGCCGCTTTTAAATACGCGACGATGTTGATGAATCCCGAGTACAGGAAAAATGTCGATGCCAAATACGCGAAGAAAATTGAGGCGGTGGTGCGGAAGCCGCCCAAGTCGGGGAAGGCCGGGGACGGGGGCGGTGACCCCGTGGAGCCCCTGACGCCGTGTCCGTACTGCGAGAATTTGTTGCCCGAGACGGAGACGAATTGTAAcggttgtaaaaataatatccCGTTTTGTGTTGTTACG GGCCGCCATATTGTTACAACGGACTTGACCGCTTGTCCTGAGTGTGATTTCCCGGCTTTGCGGTCGCAGTTTATTGA GATTCTTGATAGTGAAGATTCCTGTCCCATGTGTTCGGAGAAGGTTGATTCTCGCCGGTTACCCAAAATTGACGATCCTAAGCCGTATTTGAACGttgaataa